One Dromiciops gliroides isolate mDroGli1 chromosome 3, mDroGli1.pri, whole genome shotgun sequence DNA segment encodes these proteins:
- the LOC122751864 gene encoding zinc finger protein OZF-like, producing MAPGTQRPSSQESVTFKDVAVDFTEEEWRLLDHSQKELYKEVMQENVQNLLSVGIPVSREDLSSPFQEGPRSSCPDVETRFEVKEMPTMVTTMTTISMEAFGQHRFESHGACTFSLREICDSNTKVDKNPKRICEFGEIRERFILSKVLNSSKRMTSWNDSFQDSEDHNKCFPKQLEAFKAQEKSLEMQMYRGSHLEMNMNLNSDVIRNQKSYIGEMLYGSKRGQKAFNQNSKLITLQKSHIRKEPYECDQCGKTFTHSSHLAAHQRIHTGEKPYECDHCGKAFTLNSSLVEHQRIHTGDKPYECNQCGKAFTQSSNLAAHQRIHTGEKPYECDQCGKAFTHSSNLAAHQRIHTGDKPYECNQCGKAFTQSSHLAKHERTHTGDKPYECNQCGRAFTLNSSLAEHQRIHTGDKPYECNQCGKAFTLNSSLVAHQRIHTGDKPYECNQCGKAFTQSSHLAKHERIHTGEKPYECNQCGKTFTLNSSLVAHQRIHTGDKPYECNQCGKAFTQSSNLAAHQRIHTGEKPYECYQCGKAFTQSSHLAKHERIHTM from the exons ATGGCCCCTGGGACCCAGAGACCCTCATCCCAG GAGTCggtgacattcaaggatgtggctgtggacttcACAGAGGAGGAGTGGCGCCTCTTGGACCATTCTCAGAAAGAGctgtacaaggaggtcatgcAGGAGAATGTCCAGAACCTGCTTTCTGTGG GAATTCCAGTCTCTAGAGAAGATCTGAGCTCCCCTTTCCAGGAAGGTCCAAGGAGCTCCTGTCCAG atgTAGAGACCAGGTTTGAAGTGAAGGAGATGCCTACCATGGTGACTACAATGACTACAATTTCTATGGAAGCATTTGGCCAgcatagatttgagagtcatggTGCTTGTACCTTCAGTTTGAGAGAAATCTGTGACTCTAATACCAAGGTGGATAAAAATCCTAAAAGAATCTGTGAGTTTGGTGAAATTCGAGAGAGATTCATACTATCTAAAGTTCTAAATAGCAGTAAGAGAATGACTTCATGGAATGACTCTTTTCAGGACAGTGAAgatcataataaatgctttcctaAACAACTGGAGGCTTTTAAGGCTCAGGAGAAATCTCTTGAAATGCAAATGTATCGAGGGAGTCATCTGGAAATGAAcatgaatttgaattctgatgTCATTAGAAATCAGAAAAGTTATATTGGAGAAATGCTTTATGGAAGTAAAAGAGGTCAGAAAGCCTTCAATCAGAACTCTAAGCTCATTACTCTTCAGAAATCTCACATTAGAAAGGAGCCTTATGAATgtgatcaatgtggaaagactttcacacacAGCTCacatcttgctgcacatcagagaatccatactggagagaagccttatgaatgtgatcactgtggaaaggctttcacattGAATTCCAGTCTTgttgaacatcagagaatccacactggagataaaccttatgaatgtaatcagtgtggaaaggctttcacacagagctCCAATCTTGccgcacatcagagaatccacactggagagaagccttatgaatgtgatcagtgtggaaaggctttcacacacagctccaatcttgctgcacatcagagaatccacactggagataaaccttatgaatgtaatcagtgtggaaaggctttcacacagagctCCCATCTTGCAAAGCATGAGAGAACCCACACTGGAGataaaccttatgaatgtaatcagtgtggaaggGCTTTCACATTGAATTCCAGTCttgctgaacatcagagaatccacactggagataaaccttatgaatgtaatcagtgtggaaaggctttcacattGAATTCCAGTCttgttgcacatcagagaatccacactggagataaaccttatgaatgtaatcagtgtggaaaggctttcacacagagctCCCATCTTGCAAAGCatgagagaatccacactggagagaaaccttatgaatgtaatcagtgtggaaagactttcacattgAATTCCAGTCttgttgcacatcagagaattcacactggagataaaccttatgaatgtaatcagtgtggaaaggctttcacacagagctccaatcttgctgcacatcaaagaatccacactggagagaaaccttatgaatgttatcagtgtggaaaggctttcacacagagctCCCATCTTGCAAAGCATGAGAGAATCCACACAATGTAA